The bacterium genome contains a region encoding:
- a CDS encoding sigma 54-interacting transcriptional regulator: MKRVFGYALETRTGATTERLGALGLTEGGTLFLEE, translated from the coding sequence TTGAAAAGAGTCTTTGGGTATGCCTTAGAAACTCGAACGGGTGCCACTACTGAAAGGTTGGGCGCTTTGGGCCTAACGGAGGGTGGTACACTTTTTCTGGAAGAATAA